The Pseudomonas sp. S06B 330 genome contains the following window.
AGCGCTTCAACTGTCCAAAAATCAGTCAGTTATCCCCATTTATTGCTCTTCGAAGGAAGCCTGAAGGCACTTATATCCACCTTCAGCAATTGCTCACAGATACTGTGGAGCAAACTGTGGATAAGCCGTGCACCCCTCCACCAACGCCCTATCCGGCCGCCGGTTGGCTAGACTGGTTATTCTTTGATCAACACCCCATCCACTAAAAAGGAGCTCCTCCATGCCCTCGAACAAAACCGCCCTGATCATCGGGGCCTCACGTGGCCTCGGACTGGGACTGGTACAACGTCTGCTGGAAGATCACTGGAAGGTTATCGCTACGGTCCGCGATCCGAACAAGGCCAGCGAACTGGCAGCCCTGCCAGGCGTGCAGGTGGAAACCCTGGAAATGAACAGCGCGAGCCAACTTGATGCCCTCCAGCAGCGTCTGCAGGGCCAGCGATTTGACCTGCTGTTTGTCAACGCAGGCGTCATGGGGCCAGGCGACCAGAATCCCGAGCGTGCGCAGCTGGCGGATGTCGGCGACCTGTTCATGACCAATGCCGTGTCGCCAATTCGCGTCGCCCAGCGCTTTGCCTCGCAATTGCAGAGCGATGGCGTGCTGGCCTTCATGAGTTCGATCCTTGGCAGCATTGCCATTCCTGACGGTAGCGAGATTTGTTTGTACAAGGCCAGCAAGGCTGCGCTCAATTCAATGATCAACAGCTTCGTCACCCTGCAACAGCCGACACAAACTGTCCTGGCCATGCACCCGGGCTGGGTGAAGACCGACATGGGCGGCGAAAATGCCGAGATTGATGTGCTCACCAGTACGCGTGGCATGCTTGAACAAATCAAGACCAACGCTGGCAAAGGCGGCCTGCACTTCATCAACTACAAAGGCGATAGCCTGATCTGGTGACGTAATTTACGGTGGGTTTGGATTCGACCGCCACCGCCTTCGAGGCCCGTGGCGGTCTGATCCTTGAACCGCGTCAGGCCCTGCACCTGAAGCGCCAAGGCAATCACGGTTGAGTTATGGGGCATAGGGCAGTGCGCGTTTGTGAGCGGTCCTCTCGTAGGCATCGATGATCACCTTGGCAACGTCATCGCAGACAGGTCTGCCGAGCAGGAAGTTGTCGATTTCATCGTAGGTGCAGCCGTGTGCCCACTCATCTGGTTTGCCTGGATCGAGGTCTTCGAGGTCGGCCGTCGGTGTTTTGCACACCAGTTCTGTTGGAGCCCCCAGCGCCAGCGCGATCTGACGAACTTGGCCCTTGACCAGACCGGTCAACGGTGCCAGGTCACATGCACCGTCACCGAACTTGGTGAAAAAGCCCATTACGGCCTCAGCAGCATGGTCGGTACCCACCACCAGACAGCCTTTATCACCTGCAATGGCGTATTGAGCGATCATCCGGGCACGCGCTTTGACGTTCCCTTTGACAAAGTCGATCTTGTGTTCATCGCTAGTGTGTTGACCGCTCAACGCGCCCATCATGGCGTCAACCGACTGGCCGATATCGACAGTCAGGGCTTCATCAGGACCAATGAAGCGCAGCGCTTTCTGAGCGTCTTCTTCGTCGCGTTGCACGTAGAAGGGCAAACGCACGGCGTAATACTTCGCGGTATAGCCTTCAGCACGTAGCTGCTCAACCGCCATCTGGCAGAGTTTCCCCGCGACAGTGGAGTCCACCCCTCC
Protein-coding sequences here:
- a CDS encoding SDR family oxidoreductase, translated to MPSNKTALIIGASRGLGLGLVQRLLEDHWKVIATVRDPNKASELAALPGVQVETLEMNSASQLDALQQRLQGQRFDLLFVNAGVMGPGDQNPERAQLADVGDLFMTNAVSPIRVAQRFASQLQSDGVLAFMSSILGSIAIPDGSEICLYKASKAALNSMINSFVTLQQPTQTVLAMHPGWVKTDMGGENAEIDVLTSTRGMLEQIKTNAGKGGLHFINYKGDSLIW
- the nadE gene encoding ammonia-dependent NAD(+) synthetase; translation: MSTDQKIDIVAPSAARIARDLKVNQWSDEAEDAAQEILARVNFLKERVRATNTKGLVLGISGGVDSTVAGKLCQMAVEQLRAEGYTAKYYAVRLPFYVQRDEEDAQKALRFIGPDEALTVDIGQSVDAMMGALSGQHTSDEHKIDFVKGNVKARARMIAQYAIAGDKGCLVVGTDHAAEAVMGFFTKFGDGACDLAPLTGLVKGQVRQIALALGAPTELVCKTPTADLEDLDPGKPDEWAHGCTYDEIDNFLLGRPVCDDVAKVIIDAYERTAHKRALPYAP